In Sander lucioperca isolate FBNREF2018 chromosome 21, SLUC_FBN_1.2, whole genome shotgun sequence, the following proteins share a genomic window:
- the med15 gene encoding mediator of RNA polymerase II transcription subunit 15 isoform X4 yields MEVPGQDSDWRSPQFRQKVVAQIEEAMRKAGTAHTKSSQDMENHVYVKAKSREEYLSLVARLIIHFRDIHKKALGVQDPMNALTNLTGVGGGPGAIGMGPRPTGAPVGGMGAMGQMQIGQHAMAGVAGNPQAIGGPGQMPMQQMVQAQQQSLQFQQFQQQQQQNAMQQQQQQHQQQNAMQQQLQQQQQQLLRVQQMQQQQHHQNQQLQQQHQNQQQQQQQQQAQNQQQQNQMHQTRIQQQQMVQLQLQQQQHAQAQAQAQAQAQAQAQAQAQAQAQSIQHMVQQQQQQQQQQVQAQVQPQPGQMPPHPQQQQQQQQQPGMVPQSLAGQMASAQHVPINSLSQQQQQQQHQLKIQAFQARALQQQQQAQQAQQAAQQAAAQAQLNVAAAASVPGQLVRPGMPIPPRMPRALNPSIPPPNAAAAAAAAAAAAAAAAAAAAATGVGAQQMTQQAQQHQMMSSPSPVQVQTPQSMPPPPQPSPQPPTSQPNSVSSGPTPSPGGFQPSPSPQPSQSPATARTPQNYGVPSPGPLNTPGNPSSVMSPAGATSLEDQQYMEKLKQLSKYIEPLRRMINKIDKNEDRKKDLSKMKSLLNILTDPNTRCPLKTLQKCEIALEKLKNDMAVPTPPPPPVPTKQQYLCQPLLDAVMANIRSPVFNHSLHRTFAPAMTAIHGPPITGPNISGSKRKHEEDERQTIPNILQGEVARLDVKFLVNLDPSFCSNNGTVHLVCKLDDKNLPSVPPLQLSVPADYPDQSPYWADDGDQYGANSFLQTVHRNMTSKLLQLPDKHSVTELLNTWAQSVRQACLSAA; encoded by the exons ATGGAGGTCCCCGGGCAGGACAGCGACTGGAGGAGCCCTCAGTTCCGACAAAAAGTCGTCGCTCAGAT TGAAGAGGCGATGAGGAAGGCAGGAACCGCACACACCAAGTCCAGCCAAGACATGGAGAACCACGTTTACGTCAAGGCCAAATCCAGA GAGGAGTATTTATCTCTGGTGGCCAGGCTCATCATACACTTCAGGGACATCC ACAAGAAGGCACTCGGAGTTCAAG ATCCCATGAATGCCCTGACTAACCTGACGGGGGTTGGCGGGGGCCCGGGCGCCATTGGCATGGGGCCCCGCCCAACCGGGGCTCCAGTGGGTGGCATGGGGGCCATGGGGCAGATGCAGATAGGCCAGCATGCCATGGCAGGGGTGGCTGGAAACCCACAAGCCA TCGGGGGTCCAGGACAGATGCCGATGCAGCAGATGGTGCAGGCGCAGCAACAGTCGCTCCAGTTCCAGCagttccagcagcagcagcagcagaacgccatgcagcagcagcaacagcagcaccagcagcagAACGCCATGCAGCAGCagttacagcagcagcagcagcagctgctgagGGTGCAGcagatgcagcagcagcagcaccaccagAACCAGCAActtcagcagcagcaccagaaccagcagcagcagcagcagcagcaacaggcccagaaccagcagcagcagaaccaG ATGCATcagacgaggattcagcagcaACAGATGGTGCAGCTGcagctacagcagcagcagcatgcccAGGCTCAAGCCCAGGCTCAGGCGCAAGCCCAGGCTCAGGCGCAAGCCCAGGCTCAAGCCCAGGCCCAGTCCATTCAGCACATggttcagcagcagcagcagcagcaacagcagcaggttCAGGCCCAGGTTCAGCCTCAGCCGGGTCAGATGCCTCCCCaccctcagcagcagcagcagcagcagcagcagcccggCATGGTGCCCCAGTCTCTGGCGGGACAGATGGCGTCCGCTCAGCACGTTCCCATCAACTCGCtcagtcagcagcagcagcagcagcagcaccagctCAAGATCCAGGCCTTCCAG GCCCGtgccctgcagcagcagcagcaggcccaGCAGGCGCAGCAAGCAGCGCAGCAAGCCGCAGCTCAGGCGCAGCTCAACGTGGCCGCTGCAGCCAGCGTTCCTGGACAG TTGGTGCGTCCCGGGATGCCGATTCCTCCCCGGATGCCTCGAGCCCTGAacccctccatccctcctccaAACGCTGCCGCCGCCGCCGCAGCAGCCGCTGCCGCAGCCGCCGCCGCAGCCGCAGCCGCCGCCGCCACCGGTGTGGGAGCACAGCAGATGACACAGCAG GCACAGCAGCATCAGATGATGTCATCACCTTCACCTGTGCAGGTGCAGACGCCTCAGTCgatgcccccccctccccagccGTCGCCTCAACCCCCCACCTCACAGCCCAACTCAGTCAG CTCCGGTCCCACTCCGTCTCCGGGGGGTTTCCAgcccagcccctcccctcaGCCCTCACAGAGCCCCGCCACCGCCAGGACCCCCCAGAACTACGGAGTCCCGTCTCCTGGACCGCTTAATACTCCAG GTAACCCCAGCTCGGTGATGAGTCCGGCGGGGGCCACGTCTCTGGAGGACCAGCAGTACATGGAGAAACTCAAACAGTTGTCTAAATACATCGAGCCTCTGCGCCGGATGATCAACAAGATTGACAAAAATGAAG acagaaagaaagacctGAGTAAGATGAAGAGTCTGTTAAACATCCTGACTGATCCAAACACCAG gtgtcCTCTGAAGACGCTGCAGAAGTGTGAAATTGCTTTAGAGAAGCTGAAGAACGACATGGCCGTG ccgaccccccctccccccccagtGCCCACCAAACAGCAGTACTTGTGTCAGCCGCTGCTGGACGCCGTCATGGCCAACATCCGCTCGCCCGTCTTCAACCACTCTCTGCACCGGACCTTCGCCCCCGCCATGACCGCCATCCACGGGCCGCCCATCAC CGGCCCCAACATCTCCGGGAGCAAGAGGAAGCACGAGGAGGATGAGCGGCAGACCATCCCCAACATCCTGCAGGGAGAGGTGGCCCGCCTCGACGTCAAGTTCCTGGTCAACCTGGACCCGTCCTTCTGCAGCAACAACGGCACCGTGCACCTCGTCTGCAAACTGG ATGATAAAAACCTCCCCAGTGTTCCTCCTCTGCAGCTCAGTGTTCCTGCTGATTACCCCGACCAGAGTCCTTACTGGGCTGATGACGGGGACCAGTACG gTGCGAACAGCTTCCTGCAGACAGTCCACCGGAACATGACGTCCAAACTGCTGCAGCTTCCTGACAAACACTCAGTGACAGAGCTGCTCAACACCTGGGCTCAGAGCGTCCGCCAGGCCTGTCTGTCAGCCGCCTGA
- the med15 gene encoding mediator of RNA polymerase II transcription subunit 15 isoform X1: MEVPGQDSDWRSPQFRQKVVAQIEEAMRKAGTAHTKSSQDMENHVYVKAKSREEYLSLVARLIIHFRDIHKKALGVQDPMNALTNLTGVGGGPGAIGMGPRPTGAPVGGMGAMGQMQIGQHAMAGVAGNPQAIGGPGQMPMQQMVQAQQQSLQFQQFQQQQQQNAMQQQQQQHQQQNAMQQQLQQQQQQLLRVQQMQQQQHHQNQQLQQQHQNQQQQQQQQQAQNQQQQNQMHQTRIQQQQMVQLQLQQQQHAQAQAQAQAQAQAQAQAQAQAQAQSIQHMVQQQQQQQQQQVQAQVQPQPGQMPPHPQQQQQQQQQPGMVPQSLAGQMASAQHVPINSLSQQQQQQQHQLKIQAFQQARALQQQQQAQQAQQAAQQAAAQAQLNVAAAASVPGQLVRPGMPIPPRMPRALNPSIPPPNAAAAAAAAAAAAAAAAAAAAATGVGAQQMTQQAQQHQMMSSPSPVQVQTPQSMPPPPQPSPQPPTSQPNSVSSGPTPSPGGFQPSPSPQPSQSPATARTPQNYGVPSPGPLNTPGNPSSVMSPAGATSLEDQQYMEKLKQLSKYIEPLRRMINKIDKNEDRKKDLSKMKSLLNILTDPNTRCPLKTLQKCEIALEKLKNDMAVPTPPPPPVPTKQQYLCQPLLDAVMANIRSPVFNHSLHRTFAPAMTAIHGPPITGPNISGSKRKHEEDERQTIPNILQGEVARLDVKFLVNLDPSFCSNNGTVHLVCKLDDKNLPSVPPLQLSVPADYPDQSPYWADDGDQYAGANSFLQTVHRNMTSKLLQLPDKHSVTELLNTWAQSVRQACLSAA; encoded by the exons ATGGAGGTCCCCGGGCAGGACAGCGACTGGAGGAGCCCTCAGTTCCGACAAAAAGTCGTCGCTCAGAT TGAAGAGGCGATGAGGAAGGCAGGAACCGCACACACCAAGTCCAGCCAAGACATGGAGAACCACGTTTACGTCAAGGCCAAATCCAGA GAGGAGTATTTATCTCTGGTGGCCAGGCTCATCATACACTTCAGGGACATCC ACAAGAAGGCACTCGGAGTTCAAG ATCCCATGAATGCCCTGACTAACCTGACGGGGGTTGGCGGGGGCCCGGGCGCCATTGGCATGGGGCCCCGCCCAACCGGGGCTCCAGTGGGTGGCATGGGGGCCATGGGGCAGATGCAGATAGGCCAGCATGCCATGGCAGGGGTGGCTGGAAACCCACAAGCCA TCGGGGGTCCAGGACAGATGCCGATGCAGCAGATGGTGCAGGCGCAGCAACAGTCGCTCCAGTTCCAGCagttccagcagcagcagcagcagaacgccatgcagcagcagcaacagcagcaccagcagcagAACGCCATGCAGCAGCagttacagcagcagcagcagcagctgctgagGGTGCAGcagatgcagcagcagcagcaccaccagAACCAGCAActtcagcagcagcaccagaaccagcagcagcagcagcagcagcaacaggcccagaaccagcagcagcagaaccaG ATGCATcagacgaggattcagcagcaACAGATGGTGCAGCTGcagctacagcagcagcagcatgcccAGGCTCAAGCCCAGGCTCAGGCGCAAGCCCAGGCTCAGGCGCAAGCCCAGGCTCAAGCCCAGGCCCAGTCCATTCAGCACATggttcagcagcagcagcagcagcaacagcagcaggttCAGGCCCAGGTTCAGCCTCAGCCGGGTCAGATGCCTCCCCaccctcagcagcagcagcagcagcagcagcagcccggCATGGTGCCCCAGTCTCTGGCGGGACAGATGGCGTCCGCTCAGCACGTTCCCATCAACTCGCtcagtcagcagcagcagcagcagcagcaccagctCAAGATCCAGGCCTTCCAG cAGGCCCGtgccctgcagcagcagcagcaggcccaGCAGGCGCAGCAAGCAGCGCAGCAAGCCGCAGCTCAGGCGCAGCTCAACGTGGCCGCTGCAGCCAGCGTTCCTGGACAG TTGGTGCGTCCCGGGATGCCGATTCCTCCCCGGATGCCTCGAGCCCTGAacccctccatccctcctccaAACGCTGCCGCCGCCGCCGCAGCAGCCGCTGCCGCAGCCGCCGCCGCAGCCGCAGCCGCCGCCGCCACCGGTGTGGGAGCACAGCAGATGACACAGCAG GCACAGCAGCATCAGATGATGTCATCACCTTCACCTGTGCAGGTGCAGACGCCTCAGTCgatgcccccccctccccagccGTCGCCTCAACCCCCCACCTCACAGCCCAACTCAGTCAG CTCCGGTCCCACTCCGTCTCCGGGGGGTTTCCAgcccagcccctcccctcaGCCCTCACAGAGCCCCGCCACCGCCAGGACCCCCCAGAACTACGGAGTCCCGTCTCCTGGACCGCTTAATACTCCAG GTAACCCCAGCTCGGTGATGAGTCCGGCGGGGGCCACGTCTCTGGAGGACCAGCAGTACATGGAGAAACTCAAACAGTTGTCTAAATACATCGAGCCTCTGCGCCGGATGATCAACAAGATTGACAAAAATGAAG acagaaagaaagacctGAGTAAGATGAAGAGTCTGTTAAACATCCTGACTGATCCAAACACCAG gtgtcCTCTGAAGACGCTGCAGAAGTGTGAAATTGCTTTAGAGAAGCTGAAGAACGACATGGCCGTG ccgaccccccctccccccccagtGCCCACCAAACAGCAGTACTTGTGTCAGCCGCTGCTGGACGCCGTCATGGCCAACATCCGCTCGCCCGTCTTCAACCACTCTCTGCACCGGACCTTCGCCCCCGCCATGACCGCCATCCACGGGCCGCCCATCAC CGGCCCCAACATCTCCGGGAGCAAGAGGAAGCACGAGGAGGATGAGCGGCAGACCATCCCCAACATCCTGCAGGGAGAGGTGGCCCGCCTCGACGTCAAGTTCCTGGTCAACCTGGACCCGTCCTTCTGCAGCAACAACGGCACCGTGCACCTCGTCTGCAAACTGG ATGATAAAAACCTCCCCAGTGTTCCTCCTCTGCAGCTCAGTGTTCCTGCTGATTACCCCGACCAGAGTCCTTACTGGGCTGATGACGGGGACCAGTACG caggTGCGAACAGCTTCCTGCAGACAGTCCACCGGAACATGACGTCCAAACTGCTGCAGCTTCCTGACAAACACTCAGTGACAGAGCTGCTCAACACCTGGGCTCAGAGCGTCCGCCAGGCCTGTCTGTCAGCCGCCTGA
- the med15 gene encoding mediator of RNA polymerase II transcription subunit 15 isoform X2 — MEVPGQDSDWRSPQFRQKVVAQIEEAMRKAGTAHTKSSQDMENHVYVKAKSREEYLSLVARLIIHFRDIHKKALGVQDPMNALTNLTGVGGGPGAIGMGPRPTGAPVGGMGAMGQMQIGQHAMAGVAGNPQAIGGPGQMPMQQMVQAQQQSLQFQQFQQQQQQNAMQQQQQQHQQQNAMQQQLQQQQQQLLRVQQMQQQQHHQNQQLQQQHQNQQQQQQQQQAQNQQQQNQMHQTRIQQQQMVQLQLQQQQHAQAQAQAQAQAQAQAQAQAQAQAQSIQHMVQQQQQQQQQQVQAQVQPQPGQMPPHPQQQQQQQQQPGMVPQSLAGQMASAQHVPINSLSQQQQQQQHQLKIQAFQQARALQQQQQAQQAQQAAQQAAAQAQLNVAAAASVPGQLVRPGMPIPPRMPRALNPSIPPPNAAAAAAAAAAAAAAAAAAAAATGVGAQQMTQQAQQHQMMSSPSPVQVQTPQSMPPPPQPSPQPPTSQPNSVSSGPTPSPGGFQPSPSPQPSQSPATARTPQNYGVPSPGPLNTPGNPSSVMSPAGATSLEDQQYMEKLKQLSKYIEPLRRMINKIDKNEDRKKDLSKMKSLLNILTDPNTRCPLKTLQKCEIALEKLKNDMAVPTPPPPPVPTKQQYLCQPLLDAVMANIRSPVFNHSLHRTFAPAMTAIHGPPITGPNISGSKRKHEEDERQTIPNILQGEVARLDVKFLVNLDPSFCSNNGTVHLVCKLDDKNLPSVPPLQLSVPADYPDQSPYWADDGDQYGANSFLQTVHRNMTSKLLQLPDKHSVTELLNTWAQSVRQACLSAA, encoded by the exons ATGGAGGTCCCCGGGCAGGACAGCGACTGGAGGAGCCCTCAGTTCCGACAAAAAGTCGTCGCTCAGAT TGAAGAGGCGATGAGGAAGGCAGGAACCGCACACACCAAGTCCAGCCAAGACATGGAGAACCACGTTTACGTCAAGGCCAAATCCAGA GAGGAGTATTTATCTCTGGTGGCCAGGCTCATCATACACTTCAGGGACATCC ACAAGAAGGCACTCGGAGTTCAAG ATCCCATGAATGCCCTGACTAACCTGACGGGGGTTGGCGGGGGCCCGGGCGCCATTGGCATGGGGCCCCGCCCAACCGGGGCTCCAGTGGGTGGCATGGGGGCCATGGGGCAGATGCAGATAGGCCAGCATGCCATGGCAGGGGTGGCTGGAAACCCACAAGCCA TCGGGGGTCCAGGACAGATGCCGATGCAGCAGATGGTGCAGGCGCAGCAACAGTCGCTCCAGTTCCAGCagttccagcagcagcagcagcagaacgccatgcagcagcagcaacagcagcaccagcagcagAACGCCATGCAGCAGCagttacagcagcagcagcagcagctgctgagGGTGCAGcagatgcagcagcagcagcaccaccagAACCAGCAActtcagcagcagcaccagaaccagcagcagcagcagcagcagcaacaggcccagaaccagcagcagcagaaccaG ATGCATcagacgaggattcagcagcaACAGATGGTGCAGCTGcagctacagcagcagcagcatgcccAGGCTCAAGCCCAGGCTCAGGCGCAAGCCCAGGCTCAGGCGCAAGCCCAGGCTCAAGCCCAGGCCCAGTCCATTCAGCACATggttcagcagcagcagcagcagcaacagcagcaggttCAGGCCCAGGTTCAGCCTCAGCCGGGTCAGATGCCTCCCCaccctcagcagcagcagcagcagcagcagcagcccggCATGGTGCCCCAGTCTCTGGCGGGACAGATGGCGTCCGCTCAGCACGTTCCCATCAACTCGCtcagtcagcagcagcagcagcagcagcaccagctCAAGATCCAGGCCTTCCAG cAGGCCCGtgccctgcagcagcagcagcaggcccaGCAGGCGCAGCAAGCAGCGCAGCAAGCCGCAGCTCAGGCGCAGCTCAACGTGGCCGCTGCAGCCAGCGTTCCTGGACAG TTGGTGCGTCCCGGGATGCCGATTCCTCCCCGGATGCCTCGAGCCCTGAacccctccatccctcctccaAACGCTGCCGCCGCCGCCGCAGCAGCCGCTGCCGCAGCCGCCGCCGCAGCCGCAGCCGCCGCCGCCACCGGTGTGGGAGCACAGCAGATGACACAGCAG GCACAGCAGCATCAGATGATGTCATCACCTTCACCTGTGCAGGTGCAGACGCCTCAGTCgatgcccccccctccccagccGTCGCCTCAACCCCCCACCTCACAGCCCAACTCAGTCAG CTCCGGTCCCACTCCGTCTCCGGGGGGTTTCCAgcccagcccctcccctcaGCCCTCACAGAGCCCCGCCACCGCCAGGACCCCCCAGAACTACGGAGTCCCGTCTCCTGGACCGCTTAATACTCCAG GTAACCCCAGCTCGGTGATGAGTCCGGCGGGGGCCACGTCTCTGGAGGACCAGCAGTACATGGAGAAACTCAAACAGTTGTCTAAATACATCGAGCCTCTGCGCCGGATGATCAACAAGATTGACAAAAATGAAG acagaaagaaagacctGAGTAAGATGAAGAGTCTGTTAAACATCCTGACTGATCCAAACACCAG gtgtcCTCTGAAGACGCTGCAGAAGTGTGAAATTGCTTTAGAGAAGCTGAAGAACGACATGGCCGTG ccgaccccccctccccccccagtGCCCACCAAACAGCAGTACTTGTGTCAGCCGCTGCTGGACGCCGTCATGGCCAACATCCGCTCGCCCGTCTTCAACCACTCTCTGCACCGGACCTTCGCCCCCGCCATGACCGCCATCCACGGGCCGCCCATCAC CGGCCCCAACATCTCCGGGAGCAAGAGGAAGCACGAGGAGGATGAGCGGCAGACCATCCCCAACATCCTGCAGGGAGAGGTGGCCCGCCTCGACGTCAAGTTCCTGGTCAACCTGGACCCGTCCTTCTGCAGCAACAACGGCACCGTGCACCTCGTCTGCAAACTGG ATGATAAAAACCTCCCCAGTGTTCCTCCTCTGCAGCTCAGTGTTCCTGCTGATTACCCCGACCAGAGTCCTTACTGGGCTGATGACGGGGACCAGTACG gTGCGAACAGCTTCCTGCAGACAGTCCACCGGAACATGACGTCCAAACTGCTGCAGCTTCCTGACAAACACTCAGTGACAGAGCTGCTCAACACCTGGGCTCAGAGCGTCCGCCAGGCCTGTCTGTCAGCCGCCTGA
- the med15 gene encoding mediator of RNA polymerase II transcription subunit 15 isoform X6, with product MEVPGQDSDWRSPQFRQKVVAQIEEAMRKAGTAHTKSSQDMENHVYVKAKSREEYLSLVARLIIHFRDIHKKALGVQDPMNALTNLTGVGGGPGAIGMGPRPTGAPVGGMGAMGQMQIGQHAMAGVAGNPQAIGGPGQMPMQQMVQAQQQSLQFQQFQQQQQQNAMQQQQQQHQQQNAMQQQLQQQQQQLLRVQQMQQQQHHQNQQLQQQHQNQQQQQQQQQAQNQQQQNQMHQTRIQQQQMVQLQLQQQQHAQAQAQAQAQAQAQAQAQAQAQAQSIQHMVQQQQQQQQQQVQAQVQPQPGQMPPHPQQQQQQQQQPGMVPQSLAGQMASAQHVPINSLSQQQQQQQHQLKIQAFQAQQHQMMSSPSPVQVQTPQSMPPPPQPSPQPPTSQPNSVSSGPTPSPGGFQPSPSPQPSQSPATARTPQNYGVPSPGPLNTPGNPSSVMSPAGATSLEDQQYMEKLKQLSKYIEPLRRMINKIDKNEDRKKDLSKMKSLLNILTDPNTRCPLKTLQKCEIALEKLKNDMAVPTPPPPPVPTKQQYLCQPLLDAVMANIRSPVFNHSLHRTFAPAMTAIHGPPITGPNISGSKRKHEEDERQTIPNILQGEVARLDVKFLVNLDPSFCSNNGTVHLVCKLDDKNLPSVPPLQLSVPADYPDQSPYWADDGDQYAGANSFLQTVHRNMTSKLLQLPDKHSVTELLNTWAQSVRQACLSAA from the exons ATGGAGGTCCCCGGGCAGGACAGCGACTGGAGGAGCCCTCAGTTCCGACAAAAAGTCGTCGCTCAGAT TGAAGAGGCGATGAGGAAGGCAGGAACCGCACACACCAAGTCCAGCCAAGACATGGAGAACCACGTTTACGTCAAGGCCAAATCCAGA GAGGAGTATTTATCTCTGGTGGCCAGGCTCATCATACACTTCAGGGACATCC ACAAGAAGGCACTCGGAGTTCAAG ATCCCATGAATGCCCTGACTAACCTGACGGGGGTTGGCGGGGGCCCGGGCGCCATTGGCATGGGGCCCCGCCCAACCGGGGCTCCAGTGGGTGGCATGGGGGCCATGGGGCAGATGCAGATAGGCCAGCATGCCATGGCAGGGGTGGCTGGAAACCCACAAGCCA TCGGGGGTCCAGGACAGATGCCGATGCAGCAGATGGTGCAGGCGCAGCAACAGTCGCTCCAGTTCCAGCagttccagcagcagcagcagcagaacgccatgcagcagcagcaacagcagcaccagcagcagAACGCCATGCAGCAGCagttacagcagcagcagcagcagctgctgagGGTGCAGcagatgcagcagcagcagcaccaccagAACCAGCAActtcagcagcagcaccagaaccagcagcagcagcagcagcagcaacaggcccagaaccagcagcagcagaaccaG ATGCATcagacgaggattcagcagcaACAGATGGTGCAGCTGcagctacagcagcagcagcatgcccAGGCTCAAGCCCAGGCTCAGGCGCAAGCCCAGGCTCAGGCGCAAGCCCAGGCTCAAGCCCAGGCCCAGTCCATTCAGCACATggttcagcagcagcagcagcagcaacagcagcaggttCAGGCCCAGGTTCAGCCTCAGCCGGGTCAGATGCCTCCCCaccctcagcagcagcagcagcagcagcagcagcccggCATGGTGCCCCAGTCTCTGGCGGGACAGATGGCGTCCGCTCAGCACGTTCCCATCAACTCGCtcagtcagcagcagcagcagcagcagcaccagctCAAGATCCAGGCCTTCCAG GCACAGCAGCATCAGATGATGTCATCACCTTCACCTGTGCAGGTGCAGACGCCTCAGTCgatgcccccccctccccagccGTCGCCTCAACCCCCCACCTCACAGCCCAACTCAGTCAG CTCCGGTCCCACTCCGTCTCCGGGGGGTTTCCAgcccagcccctcccctcaGCCCTCACAGAGCCCCGCCACCGCCAGGACCCCCCAGAACTACGGAGTCCCGTCTCCTGGACCGCTTAATACTCCAG GTAACCCCAGCTCGGTGATGAGTCCGGCGGGGGCCACGTCTCTGGAGGACCAGCAGTACATGGAGAAACTCAAACAGTTGTCTAAATACATCGAGCCTCTGCGCCGGATGATCAACAAGATTGACAAAAATGAAG acagaaagaaagacctGAGTAAGATGAAGAGTCTGTTAAACATCCTGACTGATCCAAACACCAG gtgtcCTCTGAAGACGCTGCAGAAGTGTGAAATTGCTTTAGAGAAGCTGAAGAACGACATGGCCGTG ccgaccccccctccccccccagtGCCCACCAAACAGCAGTACTTGTGTCAGCCGCTGCTGGACGCCGTCATGGCCAACATCCGCTCGCCCGTCTTCAACCACTCTCTGCACCGGACCTTCGCCCCCGCCATGACCGCCATCCACGGGCCGCCCATCAC CGGCCCCAACATCTCCGGGAGCAAGAGGAAGCACGAGGAGGATGAGCGGCAGACCATCCCCAACATCCTGCAGGGAGAGGTGGCCCGCCTCGACGTCAAGTTCCTGGTCAACCTGGACCCGTCCTTCTGCAGCAACAACGGCACCGTGCACCTCGTCTGCAAACTGG ATGATAAAAACCTCCCCAGTGTTCCTCCTCTGCAGCTCAGTGTTCCTGCTGATTACCCCGACCAGAGTCCTTACTGGGCTGATGACGGGGACCAGTACG caggTGCGAACAGCTTCCTGCAGACAGTCCACCGGAACATGACGTCCAAACTGCTGCAGCTTCCTGACAAACACTCAGTGACAGAGCTGCTCAACACCTGGGCTCAGAGCGTCCGCCAGGCCTGTCTGTCAGCCGCCTGA